In a single window of the Pocillopora verrucosa isolate sample1 chromosome 4, ASM3666991v2, whole genome shotgun sequence genome:
- the LOC131786623 gene encoding ribonuclease P protein subunit p14-like, producing the protein MTLPVACTPACSFMERLTLPQKAQFFYLKLKIDISKEVDETPVEIDIVTFKSILIQALDSLHGKVGSAIGVDIIKFEASSMEAILRVKESGLVKLWSALTLLSYYKDRRCAIYVIQVSPYLLSLAADSRQWKIKEKEVTT; encoded by the exons ATGACTCTCCCAGTGGCATGCACTCCTGCTTGTAGTTTCATGGAGAGGTTAACTTTGCCGCAAAAAGCACAGTTCTTCtacctaaaattaaaaat AGACATTTCCAAAGAAGTTGATGAAACACCAGTTGAGATTGATATAGTGACGTTTAAGAGTATTCTTATACAAGCTCTTGATTCTTTACATGGAAAG GTAGGCTCTGCTATTGGTGTTGACATCATCAAGTTTGAAGCTAGTTCAATGGAAGCCATACTTAGAGTAAAAGAGAG TGGGTTGGTGAAGTTGTGGAGTGCTTTAACTCTGTTGAGTTATTATAAGGATAGAAGATGTGCAATTTATGTCATTCAG GTCTCTCCTTATTTGCTGAGCTTAGCAGCAGACAGCAGACAGtggaagataaaagaaaaagaagtaacCACTTGA
- the LOC131786622 gene encoding leucine-rich repeat-containing protein 72, whose product MADSEKETEEQLKRRGIAKDKDVSEIHLANRALEEVADFGKYRNLQIVWLNGNKLRKLNCFSSNYQLRELYLQDNMLVELNGSLHHLTCLQVLLLNGNQLVKLTDIVHELKAMQCLKTLNLFANPLAQDYDYRSYVIHHLPSIELLDRKEITKAERDKARKKYDSHREMVKQTVAFGRRADGPPKQVYHPPPSGMLESFGFDEDDCEEQNGDKSDSVSSDHQAILAESIKRRGLQRSVMQYSTFDWSSIPLSQERRLVPESVPDQPRILTVRFR is encoded by the exons ATGGCTGACAGCGAAAAG GAAACTGAGGAACAACTGAAGAGACGTGGTATAGCAAAAGATAAAGATGTTTCAGAGATTCACTTGGCGAACAG AGCACTTGAGGAAGTGGCTGACTTTGGGAAATATAGAAACTTACAAATTGTTTGGTTGAATGGAAATAAG CTGAGGAAGTTGAACTGTTTTAGCTCAAACTATCAACTGAGAGAGTTGTACCTTCAAGACAATATGTTAGTGGAACTGAATGGCTCTTTACACCACTTGACATGCCTTCAAGTATTATTGCTGAATGGAAATCAGCTGGTAAAACTCACTGACATTGTTCATGAGTTAAAAGCCATGCAGTGCCTAAAGACACTTA ACCTCTTTGCTAATCCACTGGCTCAGGATTATGACTACAGAAGCTATGTTATACATCATCTACCCTCCATTGAACTGCTTGATAGGAAAG AAATCACCAAAGCAGAAAGGGACAAAGCCAGGAAAAAATACGATTCACATCGAGAGATGGTGAAACAAACTGTAGCTTTTGGTCGACGAGCGGACGGTCCACCGAAACAAGTCTATCACCCCCCACCTTCAGGGATGCTAGAAAGCTTTGGTTTTGACGAAG ATGACTGTGAAGAGCAGAATGGTGACAAATCTGATAGTGTCTCAAG TGACCACCAGGCCATTCTTGCGGAATCGATAAAAAGGCGAGGTCTTCAGCGGTCCGTTATGCAGTACTCCACATTTGATTGGTCTTCCATTCCTTTGTCACAAGAAAGGAGACTTGTTCCAGAGAGTGTACCTGATCAGCCTCGAATTTTAACTGTGCGATTTCGATAA